A segment of the Deltaproteobacteria bacterium genome:
GGCCTACGAAAACCCCATGTTCGTCGAGGACGTGGTGAGAGAGGCGGCCCTCAGAGTGGGGGCCATGAAAGGCGTCACATGGGCGAGGATCGAGGCCGAAAACTGGGAGTCCATCCATAACCACAGCGCCTATGCCTGCCTCGAACGAAGTTTCGGATGATTTTTTTGGGGAAACGTCGTTACAGGATGGTTTCCTCGAGAGTCCCTTTACAGTGGAGGTCTCGGGTCGGAGAGGCACGGCTCGATGAGGTCTTCGATGCGGGCCGTGCCGGCGCAGATGACCGTATCGGCGCCGCCCCAGTAGAGTTTCACGGTCTCGTCGTCTTCGGCCACTGCGGCGCAGCAGAAGACGACGTTGTGGACGTAGCCGGTGATCTCCCAGGGGTCTTGGGGCTGGAGTATCCACTTGTCGGCCACGCCTTTGACGACTGAAGGGTCGTTGAGGTCGTGGAGCGCCGCGCCGAGGCGGTAGACGGCGCCGTCCATGGTCCTGAAGACGCCGTGGTATATGTTGAGCCAGCCCCGCTCCGTTCTTACGGGGGGAGCGCCGGGGCCTACCTTCATCTCGTCCCAGTGGTAGGGGGCGGGTTTTATGAGCACCTTCGAGTCGCCCCAGTGGACGAGGTCGGGCGAGTAGGATATCCAGATCGACCAGGGCGATATCTCCGAGTGGGGACGGTCGAGACGGGCGTAGCGGCCTCCGAAGGTCTCGGGGAAGATGACGACGTTTCTGCTGTCGGCCTGGGTTATGACCGAGAGCCGTCTTACGTCGGTGAAGTCCGTCGTCTCGGCCAGGGCCAC
Coding sequences within it:
- a CDS encoding glycosidase codes for the protein MTTAGPEAPVRRYEGNPILTRDDVPYPVETVHNAAVTKHDGRYVMLFRSHLRNGRSIIGIADSDDGLRFKVRRRPFMTPADRGPTAPYEEFGVEDPRITTVDGRHLITYSAYSRHGVRVALAETTDFTDVRRLSVITQADSRNVVIFPETFGGRYARLDRPHSEISPWSIWISYSPDLVHWGDSKVLIKPAPYHWDEMKVGPGAPPVRTERGWLNIYHGVFRTMDGAVYRLGAALHDLNDPSVVKGVADKWILQPQDPWEITGYVHNVVFCCAAVAEDDETVKLYWGGADTVICAGTARIEDLIEPCLSDPRPPL